The following proteins are co-located in the Micromonospora viridifaciens genome:
- the dacB gene encoding D-alanyl-D-alanine carboxypeptidase/D-alanyl-D-alanine endopeptidase: protein MHRRLFPRALAVLAMVATAATAGAPTAVAEAPTPAQTRLNATIDAILADSRLAGAQAGVVVVDTTTGQTLYDRNGGRRLIPASNTKLLTSTAAMELLGPGHRFTTEVAGDGARRAGVLSGSLYLRGGGDPTMLAEDYDRLAAQVAAEGVRVVTGNLVADDTRYDRTRLGPDWTWDDESYYYAAQVSALTVAPDTDYDAGTVIVHAAPAATAGTPPAVTMTPPNGWLRIDNRAETVATGETTISFEREHGSNTIVVTGQIAVGKAPTSDWMTVWEPTGYAADIFRAALQRHGVRVLGRTVLGQATPADAKTVARHDSMPLAELMVPFLKLSNNGHAEVLTKELGRVRSGSGTWSAGLAAISNYVGDAGVDTGTLRQRDGSGLSRRNMIPPAQFVSLLVAARAEPWFDTWYAALPVAGNAQRFVGGTLRSRMSGTPAANNVHAKTGSLTGASGLSGYVTDADGHLLAFSIVLNNYLASSVKGLEDQIAIALASYTEQGTTTARLTVPAAPESPRVPEGLECSWVKPIRC from the coding sequence ATGCATCGTCGTCTCTTCCCGCGGGCGCTCGCCGTGTTGGCCATGGTCGCCACCGCGGCCACCGCCGGCGCCCCCACCGCCGTCGCCGAAGCGCCCACCCCCGCCCAGACCCGACTGAACGCCACCATCGACGCGATCCTCGCCGACTCCCGGCTGGCCGGCGCGCAGGCCGGCGTGGTCGTGGTGGACACCACCACCGGGCAGACCCTCTACGACCGCAACGGCGGCCGGCGGCTGATCCCCGCCTCCAACACCAAGCTGCTCACCTCGACCGCGGCGATGGAACTGCTCGGGCCGGGCCACCGCTTCACCACCGAGGTCGCGGGCGACGGCGCGCGCCGGGCCGGAGTGCTCTCCGGGAGCCTCTACCTGCGCGGCGGCGGCGACCCGACGATGCTGGCCGAGGACTACGACCGGCTGGCCGCGCAGGTCGCCGCCGAGGGCGTACGGGTGGTGACCGGCAATCTGGTCGCCGACGACACCCGCTACGACCGGACGCGGCTGGGCCCGGACTGGACCTGGGACGACGAGTCCTACTACTACGCGGCGCAGGTCTCCGCGCTGACCGTCGCGCCGGACACCGACTACGACGCCGGCACGGTGATCGTGCACGCCGCCCCGGCGGCCACGGCGGGCACGCCACCGGCGGTGACCATGACTCCGCCCAACGGCTGGCTGCGCATCGACAACCGGGCCGAGACGGTGGCCACCGGTGAGACCACGATCTCCTTCGAACGCGAGCACGGGAGCAACACCATCGTGGTGACCGGGCAGATCGCCGTCGGCAAGGCGCCGACCAGCGACTGGATGACGGTCTGGGAGCCGACCGGGTACGCGGCCGACATCTTCCGGGCGGCGTTGCAGCGGCACGGCGTACGCGTGCTCGGCCGGACCGTGCTCGGCCAGGCCACCCCGGCCGACGCGAAGACGGTCGCCCGGCACGACTCGATGCCGCTGGCCGAGTTGATGGTGCCGTTCCTCAAGCTCTCCAACAACGGCCACGCGGAGGTGCTGACCAAGGAACTGGGCCGGGTCCGGTCCGGCTCCGGCACATGGTCGGCCGGGCTCGCGGCGATCAGCAACTACGTCGGCGACGCCGGGGTGGACACCGGGACGCTGCGCCAGCGCGACGGGTCCGGCCTCTCCCGGCGCAACATGATCCCGCCGGCCCAGTTCGTGTCGCTGCTCGTGGCGGCCCGCGCCGAGCCGTGGTTCGACACCTGGTACGCGGCGCTGCCGGTGGCCGGCAACGCCCAGCGTTTCGTCGGCGGCACGTTGCGCAGCCGGATGAGTGGCACCCCCGCGGCGAACAACGTGCACGCCAAGACGGGCAGCCTGACCGGGGCGTCCGGTCTCTCCGGTTACGTCACCGACGCCGACGGCCACCTGCTGGCCTTCTCCATCGTGCTGAACAACTACCTGGCCTCGTCGGTCAAGGGGCTGGAGGACCAGATCGCGATCGCGCTCGCGTCGTACACCGAGCAGGGGACGACCACGGCGCGGCTGACGGTGCCGGCGGCGCCGGAATCGCCCCGGGTGCCCGAGGGTCTGGAGTGCTCCTGGGTGAAGCCGATCCGCTGCTGA
- a CDS encoding PPOX class F420-dependent oxidoreductase: MARTIATNTRVDRDALLEFLRPRHKVVLMTTRADGRPQSSPVTGGVDAEGRLVISTYPERAKVANIRRDPRVSACVLSDEWNGPWVQVDGTAEVLDLPEALEPLVEYFRSISGEHPDWDEYRQAMMKQGKSLIRITLDTWGPIATGGFPARLAD; this comes from the coding sequence ATGGCACGCACGATCGCGACCAACACCCGGGTCGACCGGGATGCCCTGCTCGAGTTCCTCCGCCCCCGGCACAAGGTCGTGCTGATGACGACCCGCGCCGACGGCCGGCCGCAGTCCTCCCCGGTCACCGGCGGGGTCGACGCCGAGGGTCGGCTGGTCATCTCCACCTACCCCGAGCGGGCCAAGGTGGCCAACATCCGCCGCGACCCCCGGGTCTCCGCCTGCGTGCTCTCCGACGAGTGGAACGGGCCCTGGGTGCAGGTCGACGGCACCGCCGAGGTGCTCGACCTGCCCGAGGCCCTCGAACCGCTGGTCGAATACTTCCGCAGCATCTCCGGCGAGCACCCGGACTGGGACGAGTACCGCCAGGCCATGATGAAGCAGGGCAAATCGCTGATCCGGATCACCCTCGACACCTGGGGCCCGATCGCCACCGGTGGCTTCCCCGCCCGGCTGGCCGACTGA
- a CDS encoding serine hydrolase domain-containing protein has product MSVAVSTDPARIGFDPARLTRIDQHFSRYVDDGRLAGWQIVVTRRGEIAHSSTYGLRDREAGTPVEPDTLWRIYSMTKPITSVAAMMLWEEGRFELNDPISRWLPEFADVRVYDKGSVLKPYTVPAVEPIRVWHLLTHTAGLTYGFAQSTVVDGLYRKAGFDLGVPPGADLAAASAGLARLPLLFQPGTSWNYGVSTDVLGRLVEAVSGQRLDAFFTERILRPLGMTDTRWWVDEPDAKRLAALYTPHLTTGQTIRADAIGRAALTEPSWLSGGGGLISTAADYHRFTQFLLRGGELDGARLLGPRTVRFMTRNHLPGGRDLASFEPEGFAETVLDGIGFGLGFAVVLDPVPARVPSSVGEYYWGGLASTAFWVDPVEEVTALLFTQLMPSSTYPLRSQLRQLVYSALID; this is encoded by the coding sequence GTGAGCGTCGCAGTGAGCACCGACCCGGCCCGTATCGGTTTCGACCCCGCCCGACTGACGCGGATCGACCAGCACTTCAGCAGGTACGTCGACGACGGCCGGCTCGCCGGCTGGCAGATCGTGGTGACCCGCCGGGGCGAGATCGCCCACTCCTCGACCTACGGCCTGCGCGATCGGGAGGCCGGCACGCCGGTCGAGCCGGACACCCTCTGGCGCATCTACTCGATGACCAAGCCGATCACCTCGGTCGCGGCGATGATGCTCTGGGAGGAGGGACGGTTCGAGCTGAACGACCCGATCAGCCGCTGGCTGCCGGAGTTCGCCGACGTCCGGGTCTACGACAAGGGGTCGGTGCTCAAGCCGTACACGGTGCCGGCGGTCGAGCCGATCCGGGTCTGGCACCTGCTCACCCACACCGCCGGCCTGACGTACGGCTTCGCGCAGAGCACGGTGGTGGACGGCCTGTACCGGAAGGCGGGCTTCGACCTGGGTGTGCCGCCGGGCGCGGACCTGGCGGCGGCCTCGGCCGGCCTGGCCCGGCTGCCGCTGCTCTTCCAGCCCGGCACGAGCTGGAACTACGGCGTCTCCACCGACGTGCTGGGCCGGCTGGTCGAGGCGGTCTCCGGGCAGCGCCTGGACGCGTTCTTCACCGAGCGGATCCTGCGGCCGCTGGGCATGACCGACACCCGCTGGTGGGTCGACGAGCCGGACGCCAAGCGGCTGGCCGCCCTCTACACCCCGCACCTGACCACCGGGCAGACGATCCGCGCCGACGCCATCGGCCGGGCCGCGCTGACCGAGCCAAGCTGGTTGTCCGGCGGTGGCGGCCTGATCTCCACGGCCGCCGACTACCACCGCTTCACCCAGTTCCTGCTGCGCGGCGGCGAGCTGGACGGGGCACGCCTGCTGGGGCCCCGGACGGTGCGCTTCATGACCCGCAACCACCTGCCCGGCGGGCGCGACCTGGCCTCGTTCGAGCCGGAGGGTTTCGCCGAGACGGTGCTCGACGGCATCGGCTTCGGCCTCGGCTTCGCGGTGGTGCTGGACCCGGTGCCCGCCCGGGTGCCGAGCAGCGTCGGCGAGTACTACTGGGGCGGGCTGGCCAGCACCGCGTTCTGGGTGGACCCGGTCGAGGAGGTCACCGCACTGCTGTTCACCCAGCTCATGCCCTCCAGCACGTACCCGCTGCGCTCGCAGCTGCGCCAGCTGGTCTACTCCGCGCTGATCGACTGA
- a CDS encoding PepSY domain-containing protein, with amino-acid sequence MRRTSLVLAVAGGTAVLAAAGVALGVTTADRPAAPGTAIAAVATGPTSDDNPKPDDDARPSATAPSGTASGAASGAASGVGDGAVSRMRAGEIALAKAGGGRIVEIEAETEHGRPVWSVKVTKGATRYEVKVDRDDGAVVETERERADDHGGDRLHSDDRYDD; translated from the coding sequence ATGCGACGGACATCCCTGGTGCTGGCGGTGGCCGGCGGGACGGCGGTGCTGGCGGCGGCCGGTGTGGCGCTCGGCGTGACCACGGCCGACCGGCCGGCCGCCCCCGGCACCGCGATCGCCGCCGTGGCGACCGGCCCGACGAGCGACGACAATCCCAAGCCGGACGACGATGCGCGGCCCAGCGCGACCGCACCGAGCGGCACCGCCTCCGGGGCCGCTTCCGGGGCTGCCTCCGGGGTCGGCGACGGTGCGGTGAGCCGGATGCGGGCCGGCGAGATCGCGCTCGCCAAGGCCGGTGGCGGCCGGATCGTGGAGATCGAGGCCGAGACGGAGCACGGCCGTCCGGTGTGGAGCGTCAAGGTGACGAAGGGAGCCACCCGGTACGAGGTCAAGGTCGACCGGGACGACGGCGCCGTGGTGGAGACCGAGCGCGAACGGGCTGACGACCACGGCGGCGATCGCCTTCACAGCGATGACCGGTACGACGACTGA
- a CDS encoding sensor histidine kinase, with the protein MTSAAAPEYPWLLPGALASPTKVARRTTRDWLVDSHCFLLALGWLLVAVADARRPAPEIALNTGPAWLIPVDTVLGVVACGSLWLRRRWPVGLAVALLPLALVSATAAVALLIVVFTVVVHRPFPIAAALVGAYLVTTVVFNQLRPDPVMPFWLAMVWTTVITGLVMAWGMFVRARRQLVLSLRDRAERAEAEQQLRVAQARQLERTRIAREMHDVLAHRISLLSLHAGALEFRPDAPPEEIARAAGVIRGSAYSVLQDLREVIGVLRTDTDGGESPVPERPQPTLADVPALIEESRVAGVRVTVSDLVAAPETVPAAVGRSAYRIVQEGLTNARKHAAGTAVAIRLAGAPGDGLTVEIRNRWPVGDVPGPGIPGAGTGLVGIGERVNLAGGRLEYGRDDSGDFRLAAWLPWPA; encoded by the coding sequence ATGACCAGCGCGGCCGCTCCGGAGTACCCCTGGCTGCTGCCGGGGGCCCTCGCCTCGCCGACGAAGGTGGCGCGGCGGACGACCCGGGACTGGCTGGTGGACAGCCACTGCTTCCTGCTCGCCCTCGGCTGGCTGTTGGTCGCGGTCGCGGACGCTCGTCGGCCCGCGCCCGAGATCGCGCTGAACACCGGCCCGGCCTGGCTCATCCCGGTCGACACGGTGCTGGGCGTGGTGGCCTGCGGGTCGCTCTGGCTCCGCCGGCGCTGGCCGGTCGGCCTGGCCGTGGCCCTGCTGCCGCTGGCCCTCGTCTCGGCCACCGCGGCGGTGGCGCTGCTGATCGTCGTCTTCACCGTCGTGGTGCACCGGCCGTTCCCGATCGCGGCGGCGCTGGTCGGCGCGTACCTGGTCACCACCGTCGTCTTCAACCAGCTCCGTCCGGACCCGGTCATGCCGTTCTGGCTGGCGATGGTCTGGACCACGGTGATCACCGGCCTGGTGATGGCGTGGGGGATGTTCGTCCGGGCGCGCCGCCAGCTGGTGCTCTCCCTGCGGGATCGGGCCGAACGGGCCGAGGCCGAGCAGCAGTTGCGGGTGGCGCAGGCCCGGCAGCTCGAGCGCACCCGGATCGCGCGGGAGATGCACGACGTCCTCGCGCACCGGATCTCCCTGCTCAGCCTGCACGCCGGGGCGCTGGAGTTCCGCCCCGACGCGCCGCCCGAGGAGATCGCCCGGGCGGCCGGGGTGATCCGCGGCAGCGCGTACAGCGTCCTGCAGGATCTGCGGGAGGTGATCGGCGTGCTGCGTACGGACACCGACGGCGGGGAGTCGCCCGTTCCGGAACGCCCGCAGCCGACCCTGGCCGACGTGCCGGCGTTGATCGAAGAGTCCCGGGTGGCCGGGGTGCGGGTCACCGTCAGTGATCTGGTCGCCGCGCCGGAGACGGTGCCCGCGGCGGTCGGGCGCAGCGCGTACCGGATCGTGCAGGAGGGGTTGACCAACGCCCGCAAGCACGCCGCCGGCACCGCGGTCGCCATCCGGCTGGCCGGTGCCCCGGGCGACGGCCTCACCGTCGAGATCCGCAACCGGTGGCCGGTCGGCGACGTACCCGGGCCGGGGATCCCCGGCGCCGGGACCGGCCTGGTGGGCATCGGCGAGCGGGTCAACCTGGCCGGCGGCCGCCTGGAGTACGGCCGCGACGACTCGGGCGACTTCCGGCTCGCCGCCTGGCTGCCATGGCCGGCGTGA
- a CDS encoding response regulator, with product MAAMAGVNGGAEAGHAGAHGGGHTGAEAGAAPVRVLIVDDDALVRSGLSMILGGVPDLRVVGEASDGAEVPAAVEAYAPDVVLMDIRMPRVDGLSATETLRASPRPPEVLVLTTFDADDQVLRALRAGAAGFLLKDTPPAEIVQAIRRVAAGEATLSPSVTRQLIRHVTTTAPTGAGPDPRRDRALRLLDGLSQREREVAVALGQGRTNAEIAAELYMSVATVKAYVSRLLTKLDLNNRVQVALLVHDAGLA from the coding sequence CTGGCTGCCATGGCCGGCGTGAACGGCGGCGCCGAGGCCGGGCACGCTGGCGCCCATGGCGGCGGGCACACCGGCGCCGAGGCCGGCGCGGCACCGGTGCGGGTGCTGATCGTCGACGACGACGCGCTGGTCCGTTCCGGCCTGTCGATGATCCTCGGCGGGGTGCCGGACCTCCGGGTCGTCGGGGAGGCGAGCGACGGTGCCGAGGTGCCGGCCGCCGTCGAGGCGTACGCGCCGGACGTGGTGCTGATGGACATCCGGATGCCCCGGGTGGACGGGCTGAGCGCCACCGAGACCCTGCGCGCGTCGCCCCGGCCGCCCGAGGTGCTGGTGCTCACCACGTTCGACGCGGACGACCAGGTGCTGCGGGCCCTGCGGGCCGGAGCCGCCGGCTTCCTGCTCAAGGACACGCCACCCGCCGAGATCGTCCAGGCGATTCGCCGGGTCGCGGCGGGGGAGGCCACCCTGTCGCCGTCGGTGACCCGCCAGCTCATCCGGCACGTGACCACCACCGCCCCCACCGGAGCCGGCCCGGACCCCCGCCGGGACCGGGCGCTGCGGCTGCTGGACGGGCTCAGCCAGCGGGAACGGGAGGTCGCCGTCGCGCTCGGGCAAGGCCGGACCAATGCCGAGATCGCGGCGGAGCTGTACATGAGCGTGGCGACGGTGAAGGCGTACGTGTCGCGCCTCCTGACCAAGCTCGACCTGAACAACCGGGTGCAGGTGGCCCTGCTCGTCCACGACGCCGGCCTCGCCTGA
- a CDS encoding pyridoxamine 5'-phosphate oxidase family protein — protein sequence MAWWWSALVASEPDFAARVRARFTVRKHGTMATLRRDGSPRISGTEFDFSDDGQLRLGSMAGAVKALDLRRDPRVALHCPTEDTPEDDPASWGGDAKIAGRAHEEPSAEDGSHRFRIELTEVVLTRVGDPPDHLLIESWHPDRGLRRRERR from the coding sequence ATGGCATGGTGGTGGTCCGCCCTGGTGGCATCCGAACCCGACTTCGCGGCGCGCGTGCGCGCCCGGTTCACCGTCCGCAAGCACGGCACGATGGCGACGCTGCGGCGCGACGGCTCGCCGCGGATCAGCGGCACCGAGTTCGACTTCTCCGACGACGGGCAACTCCGGCTGGGCAGCATGGCGGGCGCGGTCAAGGCGCTCGACCTGCGGCGCGATCCGCGCGTGGCGCTGCACTGCCCGACCGAGGACACGCCCGAGGACGATCCGGCGTCGTGGGGTGGGGACGCGAAGATCGCCGGCCGGGCGCACGAGGAGCCATCGGCCGAGGACGGCTCGCACCGGTTCCGGATCGAGCTGACCGAGGTGGTGCTCACCCGGGTCGGCGACCCGCCGGACCATCTGCTGATCGAGAGCTGGCATCCCGACCGTGGCCTGCGGCGGCGCGAGCGGCGCTGA
- a CDS encoding beta family protein, with amino-acid sequence MVPAHDGRAAEPVYRPLLSGRRGELEALAHLDDAAAPLLAPVLDLPALDPYTVDLLGRLPPGLVCAVDVSALPDTSEGELVRRGVPLVPVIGLAESDRRLVAHGVAARAYARRAVVRLRTGQVRAGPDATTSAVERVWRLARLVPEQCDLLIDAGDVCCPADVRLAESRIRRLAGWARRHAWRSVTVAAGGLPPTLARLPTDEPVRLDRFDWQLWQRLADLGVGYGDYGVDCAVPGSDGPADRLPTLRYTTDDAWWIYRWSRRGGRGDERLADLCRTLVAAPYWPAAGAGFSWGDHEILRRARRGAGAGSPANWLAWSTSHHLAHVLAALRHDEAEQPWRAGQDVPERGRDVPERGRDVPERGRDVPERGRSGRPRGGETRRAG; translated from the coding sequence ATGGTGCCCGCCCACGACGGTCGGGCGGCAGAACCGGTCTACCGCCCATTGCTGAGCGGCCGCCGGGGTGAGCTGGAGGCGCTGGCCCATCTCGACGACGCCGCCGCGCCGCTGCTCGCTCCGGTCCTCGACCTCCCCGCGCTCGATCCGTACACCGTGGACCTGCTCGGCCGGCTGCCGCCCGGGCTGGTTTGCGCCGTCGACGTGTCGGCCCTGCCGGACACTTCGGAGGGTGAGCTGGTCCGTCGGGGCGTACCGCTGGTGCCGGTGATCGGGCTCGCGGAGAGCGACCGGCGGTTGGTCGCGCACGGCGTCGCGGCGCGGGCGTACGCCCGGCGGGCGGTGGTGCGGCTGCGGACCGGGCAGGTCCGGGCCGGCCCGGACGCGACGACCAGTGCGGTGGAGCGCGTCTGGCGGCTGGCCCGGCTGGTGCCGGAGCAGTGCGATCTGCTGATCGACGCCGGGGACGTGTGCTGCCCGGCCGACGTTCGGCTGGCCGAGTCCCGGATCCGGCGGCTCGCCGGATGGGCCCGGCGGCACGCGTGGCGTTCGGTCACGGTGGCCGCCGGCGGGCTGCCGCCGACGCTGGCCCGGCTACCCACCGACGAGCCGGTACGCCTCGACCGGTTCGACTGGCAGCTCTGGCAGCGGCTGGCCGACCTCGGCGTCGGGTACGGCGACTACGGCGTCGACTGCGCGGTGCCCGGCTCGGACGGGCCGGCCGACCGGCTGCCGACCCTGCGCTACACCACGGACGACGCGTGGTGGATCTACCGCTGGTCGCGCCGGGGCGGCCGGGGCGACGAACGCCTCGCCGACCTGTGCCGCACCCTGGTGGCCGCTCCGTACTGGCCGGCCGCCGGGGCCGGCTTCTCCTGGGGCGACCACGAGATCCTGCGGCGGGCCCGGCGCGGCGCGGGCGCCGGCTCGCCGGCCAACTGGCTCGCCTGGAGCACCTCCCACCACCTGGCGCACGTGCTGGCCGCGCTGCGCCACGACGAGGCGGAGCAGCCGTGGCGGGCCGGCCAGGACGTGCCGGAGCGAGGCCGGGACGTGCCGGAGCGAGGCCGGGACGTGCCGGAGCGAGGCCGGGACGTGCCGGAGCGGGGTCGCTCCGGCCGGCCGCGCGGCGGGGAGACCCGGCGGGCGGGTTGA
- a CDS encoding HesB/IscA family protein yields the protein MLTMTDNAILVIRDLAEQQDVGEAGGLRIAADTTAGSLSIELVQEPVQGDQVVDNQGARIFLDADAAQLLNDTSVDAVVDDEGIVQFGFTSKE from the coding sequence ATGCTGACCATGACCGACAACGCCATCCTGGTGATCCGCGACCTGGCCGAGCAGCAGGACGTCGGCGAGGCAGGCGGGCTGCGCATCGCCGCCGACACCACGGCCGGTTCGCTCTCCATCGAGCTGGTGCAGGAGCCGGTGCAGGGCGACCAGGTGGTCGACAACCAGGGCGCCCGGATCTTCCTCGACGCCGACGCCGCCCAGCTGCTGAACGACACCTCCGTGGACGCGGTCGTCGACGACGAGGGCATCGTGCAGTTCGGCTTCACCTCGAAGGAGTGA
- a CDS encoding NAD(P)-dependent oxidoreductase: MSNIVVFGAGGTAGSRIAAEAVNRGHRVTAAVRRPEATSYLAPGVRTVTGDATSPRSVRELAEEADVFVVAIGGGERELWRDAARTLVDTLRELPDPPRVIHVGGGATLLTPKGTPYLDEPDFPEEYRDSAVGQAEALDVYRSSADGVTWTYVSPPPLEFHPGERTGHYRTGTDHPVTDDQGRSVLTYEDLAVAIVDEIENQRFANARFTAAY; the protein is encoded by the coding sequence ATGAGCAACATCGTCGTGTTCGGCGCCGGCGGGACCGCGGGCTCGCGGATCGCCGCCGAGGCGGTGAACCGGGGGCACCGGGTCACCGCGGCGGTGCGCCGCCCGGAGGCGACCAGCTACCTGGCGCCCGGCGTGCGTACGGTCACCGGTGACGCCACGTCGCCGCGCAGCGTACGGGAGCTGGCCGAGGAGGCCGACGTGTTCGTGGTGGCGATCGGCGGCGGCGAGCGGGAGCTGTGGCGCGACGCCGCCCGGACGCTGGTGGACACCCTGCGCGAGCTGCCCGACCCGCCCCGGGTGATCCACGTCGGCGGCGGGGCGACGCTGTTGACCCCGAAGGGCACCCCGTACCTGGACGAGCCGGACTTTCCGGAGGAGTACCGGGACTCGGCGGTGGGCCAGGCCGAGGCGCTGGACGTCTACCGGTCCTCGGCCGACGGGGTGACCTGGACGTACGTCTCCCCGCCGCCGCTGGAGTTCCACCCGGGCGAGCGGACCGGCCACTACCGCACCGGCACCGACCACCCGGTGACCGATGACCAGGGCCGGTCGGTGCTCACCTACGAGGACCTGGCGGTGGCGATCGTCGACGAGATCGAGAACCAGCGCTTCGCCAACGCGCGCTTCACTGCGGCGTACTGA
- a CDS encoding pentapeptide repeat-containing protein → MPEPTEDVTYRNEDWYAEELADRHFVRCSFFHVDLTEAVSQGAVFTECVFGNVAFNASRHTDSAFTRCTFKRCNFFEAEFTGCKLVGSGFDQCDLRPLRVDGGDWSFVALPGADLRGVRLTGVRMREVDLTGADLTGATVTGVDLSGAQLHAAKLARADLRGSDLTALDPTTVERAGAIIDAEQALVLAQALGFELS, encoded by the coding sequence ATGCCGGAGCCCACTGAGGACGTCACCTACCGTAACGAGGACTGGTATGCCGAGGAGCTGGCCGACCGGCACTTCGTGCGCTGCTCCTTCTTCCACGTCGACCTGACCGAGGCGGTCAGCCAGGGGGCCGTCTTCACCGAGTGCGTCTTCGGCAACGTCGCCTTCAACGCGTCCCGGCACACCGACTCGGCCTTCACCCGGTGCACCTTCAAGCGGTGCAACTTCTTCGAGGCCGAGTTCACCGGCTGCAAGCTGGTCGGCAGCGGCTTCGACCAGTGCGACCTGCGCCCGCTGCGGGTCGATGGCGGCGACTGGTCCTTCGTCGCGCTGCCCGGCGCCGACCTGCGCGGGGTGCGCCTCACCGGCGTACGCATGCGCGAGGTCGACCTGACGGGTGCGGACCTGACCGGCGCCACGGTCACCGGCGTCGACCTTTCCGGCGCCCAGCTGCACGCCGCCAAGCTGGCCCGCGCGGACCTGCGTGGCAGCGACCTCACCGCGCTCGACCCGACCACGGTCGAGCGGGCCGGGGCGATCATCGACGCCGAGCAGGCGCTCGTGCTGGCCCAGGCGCTGGGCTTCGAGCTCAGCTGA
- a CDS encoding DUF6642 family protein, whose translation MARGGVFCIEGQWHRDLNERGSVLPTLELLERLGRIRFIHKDAATRDELYYFLDRWLLKQYADYRVGFFAMHGEPSRLCLTDWDSVELADVAERMAGRCEGRRLYFGSCSVLRASDAALREFLDVTGAALVCGFTRDVDWVESAAFETVLLDVLANGQRHNAAELRMGSAHWAPLASYLGFRVIYANGRAWRPTVRPRVPAQPTPGRVVDRPR comes from the coding sequence GTGGCGCGTGGTGGCGTCTTCTGCATCGAGGGGCAGTGGCACCGCGACCTCAACGAGCGGGGTTCCGTCCTACCCACCCTCGAGCTGCTCGAACGGCTGGGCCGGATCCGCTTCATCCACAAGGACGCCGCCACCCGCGACGAGCTCTACTACTTCCTCGACCGCTGGCTGCTCAAGCAGTACGCCGACTACCGGGTCGGCTTCTTCGCCATGCACGGCGAGCCCAGCCGCCTCTGCCTCACCGACTGGGACTCGGTGGAGCTGGCCGACGTCGCCGAGCGGATGGCCGGCCGCTGCGAGGGGCGCCGCCTCTACTTCGGCAGCTGCTCGGTGCTGCGTGCCTCCGACGCCGCGTTGCGGGAGTTCCTCGATGTGACCGGGGCGGCGCTGGTCTGCGGCTTCACCCGGGACGTCGACTGGGTCGAGTCGGCCGCGTTCGAGACCGTGCTGCTGGACGTGCTGGCCAACGGGCAGCGGCACAACGCCGCCGAGCTGCGGATGGGCTCCGCGCACTGGGCGCCGCTGGCCTCGTACCTTGGCTTCCGGGTGATCTACGCCAACGGCCGCGCCTGGCGGCCCACCGTGCGGCCCCGGGTGCCGGCGCAGCCCACCCCGGGACGCGTCGTCGACCGTCCCCGCTGA